The genomic window CTGTTAAAAATGCGAGTGCTACTACTAGAGTAAGTCCAAGAAAAATATGTGGTAGCTTGCTAATCACTAAGGTAGCTATGTTACTACTATCCAGTTGGGGCAAGAGATAATTTCGCAAACCCAACATAATGAGCAGTAAGAAAGCTAGCAGAATAAGTGGATAGGTCGCAACTTCAATTAACTTCTTCTTCACCTTAGCAAGATTATCCAAATATTCTTCAATTTTCCCCAAACTCAAATGGAGATTTCCATGAACTTCAGCCAAAGAAAGTTGCGTGACAATCGCACTCGAAAAACCTAAATTCCCCATCATTTCCGAGAAAGATTTTCCTTTCGATAGTCCTAGGCGCATCTGTGAAACATATTCCTTCTCCAACAAATGACTTCTATCAAGAAAGGAAATGATTTCTACCAAGTGAAAACCACTCGAAAACAAATTGTTAAAGAGAGTGATGATTTTCTTCTGCTTACTGGTAGCTAATTTTCTCCGTTTCAGCTTGAAGGGCAGTGATATGTCCATCTTTAAGAAGCTGATCCATGTGCTCATTCCATTTTTCTGCCTGGTGTTCTGAATAATTTTGGTTTGCAAAATCAATAATTCCTCCTCCCCCGATTAGTCTCTGGTAGCAAACACCTTGTAAAACAACTGCGAGTTCATCTTCACTGACACCAAGTTCTAAAAGACGCTCATAGACCCCACGAATACTCTTTGCATGAATGGTCGAAAACACTGTAGCTCCCGTTAAGCTCGCTCTTACAACAGCACGAGCCGTTTCGCTATCCCGGATTTCTCCAATGATTAAAAGATCTGGACGGTGGCGCAAAGAAAGTTTTATCAAGTTTTCATAGCTCAGTCCAATAGCTTCATTAAGTTGTAATTGCAGCATCTCTTCTTGCTTAATCTCAACTGGGTCTTCAATAGACATAACCTGCTGTCCCTTGAATAATGACTTAGCTAATTCATGCATTAAGGTAGTTTTCCCACTTCCTACAGGGCCTGCAAAAAGATAAAGACCGCGTTGCCTAAAGCCCTTTCCCAGTTCCTTAAGGCCTTGAAACCAGAAGCGCAACTCTTGTTCTTCATCGTGCAAAAGGCGAATAACTAAACTCTCATGACCACGATAATCTCCTACCGTCGATAAGCGTAGTGAAGTAACCTTGCCATCATGCTGATAATCACAGGACCCAAGCTGACTACGACGCTTTTCTCCAACATTCATCCCCGCAACAAATTTAAAGTGACTAATAACTGCTCCCAACTTTTCAAAGTCATAGCTATTAATCAAACGCCTTTCATCTCCTATTCGCATATGCAACTCATAGACCTTATCCTTGGGAATAAAATAGATATCCTGAGCTCCATCCTTTTTTGCGAAACTAATCAATTCTTGTGCAAGTGCTTGTACCATATTCCCTCCTCAGTTAATTATTCGAAGAAAATACAAAAAAAGAACAACTTCATTAAAAAGTTGTTCCATCTTTTTTGATACGACAAGTTCTGTGGCTTTCTATACCAGTTTGTTTCTCATAACCTGGTCGGAATTTTTCGTCTGGGATGACTTGACCATCTTCTAGCAAAGCCAGTGAATGATATTGTTGCAGAAATTCGTCACATTCCTCGCACCAACGTTTATCCTCTGGATTCCAAAATATAGTCATCAAGTCCCCACGACTTTTATATAGTGGAATTTTCTTTTCCAGTTCAAACCAGCAAGATTTATAATACTTCAAGGCATCATAGTAGTTTTCGAATTTCTTACTACTAATGACGTCTTCTTCCCATCCTTCTATGAACCACCAAGGTTCAAAATCCCCGTACATTTCTATAACTCGATACATAGTTTCATTTCCTTTGTATCGTCTATTATAGCGAAATTTTAAGTACAAAGAAAGAAATTTGCTCGTTTTCAGTAACTACCTTAAGGACTTTCTCTTTAATCAAGTCACACAATAAAATGCAGCTAACGAAAAAGCAGCAACTAAAACTAGTCACTGCTTTATGTTTCTAAGCTTGATAACGTTTTTCCCCATCAAGATAAGTTGCTACCAATTCCAAATCTTTATCAAGAACGATAAAGTCAGCATCGTAACCTTCACGGATTTGTCCACATACATCATCAATGTGAACTGATTTTGCTGGGTTGAGACTGGCCATCATGACT from Streptococcus sp. oral taxon 061 includes these protein-coding regions:
- a CDS encoding DUF1033 family protein, yielding MYRVIEMYGDFEPWWFIEGWEEDVISSKKFENYYDALKYYKSCWFELEKKIPLYKSRGDLMTIFWNPEDKRWCEECDEFLQQYHSLALLEDGQVIPDEKFRPGYEKQTGIESHRTCRIKKDGTTF
- the comGB gene encoding competence type IV pilus assembly protein ComGB; this encodes MDISLPFKLKRRKLATSKQKKIITLFNNLFSSGFHLVEIISFLDRSHLLEKEYVSQMRLGLSKGKSFSEMMGNLGFSSAIVTQLSLAEVHGNLHLSLGKIEEYLDNLAKVKKKLIEVATYPLILLAFLLLIMLGLRNYLLPQLDSSNIATLVISKLPHIFLGLTLVVALAFLTGLIFYRKSRKIQVFSFLARIPFIGVFIQYYLTAYYAREWGNMIGQGLELSQIFQMMQEQGNPLFNEISLDLSQSLQNGHEFSKVVQDYPFFRRELGLIIEYGEVKSKLGSELEIYAEKTWESFFTRVNRTMNLVQPLVFIFVALLIVLLYAAMLLPMYQNMEVNF
- the comGA gene encoding competence type IV pilus ATPase ComGA, whose protein sequence is MVQALAQELISFAKKDGAQDIYFIPKDKVYELHMRIGDERRLINSYDFEKLGAVISHFKFVAGMNVGEKRRSQLGSCDYQHDGKVTSLRLSTVGDYRGHESLVIRLLHDEEQELRFWFQGLKELGKGFRQRGLYLFAGPVGSGKTTLMHELAKSLFKGQQVMSIEDPVEIKQEEMLQLQLNEAIGLSYENLIKLSLRHRPDLLIIGEIRDSETARAVVRASLTGATVFSTIHAKSIRGVYERLLELGVSEDELAVVLQGVCYQRLIGGGGIIDFANQNYSEHQAEKWNEHMDQLLKDGHITALQAETEKISYQ